In Stenotrophomonas sp. 610A2, one DNA window encodes the following:
- a CDS encoding TlpA family protein disulfide reductase: MRRAVWWVAGIAAAAGLSAGAWLSRPTTPPLPSMSTPSAPLKSKTPVQGVRVGELMPSFTLPDLDGMPVQFPDKFRGKPLLINVWASWCAPCIEEMPELARFAARHADTGPQVVGLALDTPEAVLDFLGNVPVYYPIVIETPGPNDASVKLGNAQGLLPYSVLVDAQGRVLKQKLGPFKAGEIDAWFAGVEPAATQ, encoded by the coding sequence ATGCGTCGCGCCGTGTGGTGGGTGGCAGGTATCGCCGCAGCGGCCGGGCTGTCGGCCGGTGCATGGCTGAGCCGCCCCACCACGCCGCCACTGCCATCGATGAGCACGCCTTCCGCGCCGCTGAAGTCAAAAACGCCGGTGCAGGGTGTGCGTGTTGGTGAGCTGATGCCTTCGTTCACCCTGCCCGATCTGGATGGCATGCCGGTGCAGTTCCCGGACAAGTTCAGGGGCAAGCCGCTGTTGATCAATGTATGGGCAAGCTGGTGTGCACCATGCATCGAAGAGATGCCGGAGCTGGCGCGGTTCGCCGCGCGTCATGCCGATACTGGGCCGCAGGTGGTGGGGTTGGCCTTGGACACACCGGAAGCGGTGTTGGATTTTCTCGGCAACGTGCCGGTGTACTACCCGATCGTGATCGAGACGCCGGGGCCGAATGATGCCAGCGTCAAGCTTGGGAACGCGCAGGGCCTGCTGCCTTACAGCGTATTGGTTGATGCGCAGGGGCGCGTGCTCAAGCAGAAGCTTGGGCCGTTCAAGGCGGGTGAGATTGATGCTTGGTTTGCGGGTGTGGAGCCTGCGGCTACGCAGTGA
- a CDS encoding sodium/sugar symporter: MGLGTLDIAIVLVYLAGIFVLAQWVSREKAGHSKDAKDYFLASKSLPWWAIGASLIAANISAEQIIGMSGSGYAIGLAVASYEWMAALTLLIVGKWFLPVFLRNGIYTMPQFLEQRYGARIRTVMAVFWLGLYVFVNVTSILWLGAVAVNQVTGIDQMTAVVLIGVFALLYQLYGGLKAVAPTDIVQVTLLVLGGLFVAGLTLNQLGDGAGIIAGFNKLWQAQPGHFEMILSKDNPFYKDLPGLSVLLGGLWIMNISYWGFNQYIIQRALAAKSIGEAQKGVLFAAFLKLLMPVIVVLPGIAAVMLAPNLDKPDQAYPTMMRMLPTGVLGLVFAALVAAIVASLASKINSVATIFTLDFYAKRNPEADQTKLVRVGRIAAVVAVVLGILTAKPLLGSFDQAFQYIQEYTGFFTPGIVVIFMLGLFWKRANEAGALSAAIGSFVLSIVLKLAWPALPFIDRVGLVFLLALALAVGVSLLTPAAPEKDIITTRDVDYRTGGVFNVGAVAVIAILIALYAVFW, from the coding sequence ATGGGTTTGGGTACGTTGGATATCGCGATCGTACTGGTCTACCTGGCCGGTATCTTCGTCCTTGCGCAATGGGTGTCGCGGGAGAAAGCCGGGCACAGCAAGGACGCCAAGGACTACTTCCTGGCCAGCAAGTCATTGCCGTGGTGGGCGATCGGCGCATCGTTGATCGCGGCGAATATTTCCGCCGAGCAGATCATCGGCATGTCCGGCTCGGGCTATGCGATCGGTCTGGCGGTGGCCTCGTATGAGTGGATGGCTGCATTGACGTTGTTGATCGTCGGCAAGTGGTTCCTGCCGGTGTTCCTGCGCAACGGCATCTACACCATGCCGCAGTTCCTGGAGCAGCGTTACGGCGCGCGCATCCGCACGGTGATGGCGGTGTTCTGGCTGGGCCTGTACGTGTTCGTCAACGTCACCTCGATCCTGTGGCTGGGTGCGGTAGCGGTCAACCAGGTCACCGGCATCGACCAGATGACCGCGGTGGTGCTGATCGGCGTGTTCGCGCTGCTGTACCAGCTGTACGGCGGACTGAAGGCCGTCGCGCCTACCGACATCGTGCAGGTCACCCTGCTGGTGCTCGGCGGCCTGTTCGTTGCCGGGCTGACCTTGAACCAGCTTGGTGATGGCGCCGGCATCATCGCTGGCTTCAACAAACTGTGGCAGGCGCAGCCGGGTCATTTCGAAATGATCCTCAGCAAGGACAATCCCTTCTACAAGGATCTGCCGGGCCTGAGCGTGCTGCTCGGCGGCCTGTGGATCATGAACATCAGCTACTGGGGCTTCAACCAGTACATCATCCAGCGTGCGCTGGCAGCCAAGAGCATCGGTGAAGCACAGAAGGGCGTGTTGTTTGCTGCGTTCCTGAAGCTGTTGATGCCGGTGATCGTGGTATTGCCGGGTATCGCCGCAGTGATGCTGGCACCGAACCTGGACAAGCCGGACCAGGCGTATCCGACGATGATGCGGATGCTGCCGACCGGTGTACTTGGCCTGGTGTTTGCCGCGCTGGTGGCGGCCATCGTGGCCTCGCTGGCATCGAAGATCAATTCGGTGGCGACCATCTTCACCCTGGATTTCTACGCCAAGCGCAATCCCGAAGCGGATCAGACCAAGCTGGTGCGTGTGGGTCGCATCGCTGCGGTGGTGGCGGTGGTGCTGGGTATTCTCACCGCCAAGCCCTTGCTGGGCAGCTTCGACCAGGCCTTCCAGTACATCCAGGAATACACCGGCTTCTTCACCCCGGGCATCGTGGTGATCTTCATGCTGGGCCTGTTCTGGAAGCGTGCCAATGAGGCTGGTGCACTGTCGGCGGCGATTGGTTCGTTCGTGTTGTCGATCGTGTTGAAGCTGGCCTGGCCGGCGTTGCCCTTCATCGACCGTGTTGGATTGGTGTTCCTGCTGGCGCTGGCTTTGGCCGTGGGTGTTTCACTGTTGACACCGGCGGCACCGGAGAAGGACATCATCACTACCCGCGATGTGGATTACCGCACGGGTGGTGTGTTCAACGTCGGCGCGGTGGCGGTTATCGCCATCCTGATCGCACTGTACGCGGTGTTCTGGTGA
- a CDS encoding protein-disulfide reductase DsbD family protein: MMLLRRFAAFCLLSLAALPALAISEKDLLPVDQAFALRADAPSRDRIELRWDIAPGYYLYHHRTSVKAGPGFTAGALQMPQGEKKHDEFFGDVETYHRQLRAVLPGSAEPGATSVTLEVRYQGCADAGVCYPPQKRMVEVRLPAAAGAASAAAAAPAAPIFNPLAGNAGGGLNLPGAPAVQGLPLPSEKAFGFEAIVDNGNRLLLRFSPAPGYYLYRDRTSLALEGADGVRAGRPQWPAGKPYRDEHFGNVVVYFDQVDVPLPLRRDKPDATPATLVVTFQGCQTDGICYPPMTRRVRLSLPVGKVSSKEKEELAVAPLVIPPLPTGKKGEVTPLPLIDPANPPAPQPLVVRPAAEAASLAEAAPDASADNTSRSQPPAETAGSSSLLWILLLALAGGLILNLMPCVLPILSLKVLGVAQSGESRQRARNHALWYTAGVLVAFAAVGGLVLALRAAGQAAGWGFQLQHPWFIAALVYLMFAVGLSLSGLFTLGGNAGQLGQNLASRSGPTGDFFTGVLACVVASPCIAPFMGPALAYAFTAPPALALLVFLALGLGLALPFLLIGFVPALAKRLPKPGAWMETFKHVMAFPMYLTAIWLLWVLGKQRGIDAMGLMLIGMTLLALGLWWFERSRWHSRRIGMVLGAVIALLALVPVWGVTRLPPPGAAAASEGTVAYSPQMLDRLRADNRVVFVNMTADWCVTCKANERNVLDHDKFRDTLKRVNAVYMRGDWTNVDPQISAFLDQHKAVGVPLYVVYGPGAPPRVLPTVLTQSVAEEALLRAAR, from the coding sequence ATGATGCTGTTGCGACGATTTGCCGCTTTCTGCCTGCTCTCCCTGGCCGCGCTGCCGGCGCTGGCCATCAGTGAAAAAGATCTGCTTCCGGTCGACCAGGCGTTTGCCCTGCGCGCCGACGCGCCCAGCCGCGACCGCATCGAGCTGCGTTGGGACATCGCCCCGGGCTATTACCTGTACCACCACCGCACCAGCGTCAAAGCCGGCCCCGGCTTCACCGCCGGCGCGCTGCAGATGCCGCAGGGCGAGAAGAAGCACGACGAATTCTTCGGCGATGTGGAGACCTACCACCGCCAACTGCGCGCAGTCCTGCCCGGCAGCGCCGAACCCGGCGCCACCAGCGTCACCCTCGAAGTCCGCTACCAGGGCTGTGCCGATGCCGGCGTGTGCTATCCGCCGCAGAAGCGCATGGTTGAAGTGAGGCTGCCTGCCGCAGCTGGCGCCGCATCCGCGGCTGCCGCAGCGCCCGCTGCACCGATCTTCAACCCGCTGGCGGGCAACGCCGGTGGTGGCCTCAACCTGCCCGGTGCCCCCGCCGTGCAGGGCCTGCCGCTGCCGTCAGAGAAAGCCTTCGGCTTCGAAGCCATCGTCGACAACGGCAACCGCCTGCTGCTGCGCTTCTCGCCAGCGCCGGGCTATTACTTGTACCGCGACCGCACCTCGCTGGCGCTGGAAGGCGCCGACGGCGTCCGCGCCGGCCGCCCACAATGGCCAGCGGGCAAGCCCTACCGCGATGAGCACTTCGGCAACGTGGTGGTCTACTTCGACCAGGTCGACGTACCGCTGCCGCTGCGCCGCGACAAGCCGGACGCAACTCCGGCCACCCTGGTTGTCACCTTCCAGGGCTGCCAGACCGATGGCATCTGCTATCCGCCAATGACCCGCCGGGTGCGGCTGTCGCTGCCGGTGGGCAAGGTTTCGTCGAAGGAAAAGGAAGAACTGGCGGTCGCGCCGCTGGTGATTCCGCCATTGCCGACTGGCAAGAAGGGCGAAGTCACCCCGCTGCCGTTGATCGACCCGGCCAACCCGCCGGCACCGCAGCCGCTGGTCGTACGCCCGGCCGCCGAAGCCGCCAGTCTTGCCGAAGCCGCACCGGATGCATCGGCCGACAACACCAGCCGCAGCCAACCGCCTGCCGAGACAGCTGGCAGCAGCTCCCTGCTGTGGATCCTGCTGCTGGCGCTGGCCGGTGGTCTGATCCTGAACCTGATGCCCTGCGTACTGCCGATCCTGTCGCTGAAGGTGCTGGGCGTGGCACAGAGCGGTGAGAGCCGCCAGCGCGCCCGCAACCACGCGCTCTGGTATACGGCCGGCGTACTGGTCGCGTTTGCTGCCGTCGGTGGCCTGGTGCTTGCGCTGCGCGCAGCCGGGCAGGCGGCTGGCTGGGGCTTCCAGCTGCAGCATCCGTGGTTCATCGCCGCGCTGGTGTACCTGATGTTCGCGGTGGGCCTGAGCCTGTCCGGCTTGTTCACCCTTGGCGGCAATGCTGGCCAGTTGGGTCAGAACCTTGCCAGCCGCAGCGGCCCAACCGGCGACTTCTTCACCGGCGTCCTCGCCTGCGTGGTTGCCAGCCCCTGCATCGCCCCATTCATGGGCCCGGCACTGGCCTACGCCTTCACCGCGCCGCCGGCCTTGGCGCTGCTGGTATTCCTGGCACTGGGCCTGGGCCTGGCGCTGCCCTTCCTGTTGATCGGCTTTGTGCCGGCACTGGCCAAGCGCCTGCCCAAGCCGGGTGCATGGATGGAAACCTTCAAGCACGTGATGGCTTTCCCGATGTACCTCACCGCCATCTGGCTGTTGTGGGTGCTGGGCAAGCAGCGTGGTATCGATGCGATGGGCCTGATGCTTATCGGCATGACCCTGCTTGCCCTGGGCCTGTGGTGGTTTGAACGCAGCCGCTGGCACAGCCGCCGGATCGGCATGGTGCTGGGCGCGGTGATCGCACTGCTGGCGCTGGTGCCGGTGTGGGGCGTGACCCGCCTGCCGCCACCGGGCGCTGCTGCCGCCAGCGAAGGCACGGTGGCCTACTCGCCGCAGATGCTCGACCGCCTGCGTGCCGACAACCGCGTGGTGTTCGTCAACATGACCGCCGACTGGTGCGTCACCTGCAAGGCCAACGAGCGCAACGTGCTGGACCACGACAAGTTCCGCGACACGCTCAAGCGGGTCAACGCGGTGTACATGCGCGGTGACTGGACCAATGTTGATCCACAGATCAGCGCCTTCCTCGACCAGCACAAGGCGGTCGGCGTGCCGCTGTACGTGGTCTATGGCCCGGGCGCACCACCGCGCGTACTGCCGACCGTACTGACCCAGTCGGTGGCAGAAGAAGCGCTGCTGCGCGCGGCCCGCTGA
- the cutA gene encoding divalent-cation tolerance protein CutA, translated as MDVRLVFCTCPDDQTAQTLARLLVEQRLAACVNLLPAMRSVYRWQEQIEQAEEIQLVIKTCADRLDALSAAIRQHHPYELPEIVAISPSAGLPAYLDWIRAQTREET; from the coding sequence ATGGACGTAAGACTGGTCTTCTGCACCTGCCCCGATGATCAAACCGCACAGACCCTGGCTCGGCTCCTGGTCGAGCAGCGTTTGGCTGCGTGTGTGAACTTGTTGCCCGCGATGCGGTCTGTGTACCGCTGGCAGGAGCAGATTGAACAAGCTGAAGAGATTCAGCTGGTTATCAAAACCTGTGCTGATCGGCTGGACGCCTTGAGCGCCGCCATCAGGCAGCACCACCCCTATGAATTGCCGGAGATCGTTGCGATCTCCCCCAGCGCCGGCTTGCCGGCGTATCTGGACTGGATCCGGGCGCAGACCCGGGAGGAAACATAA
- a CDS encoding type IV pilin protein: protein MEQRNNRVSSQGFTLIELMIVVAIIAILASIALPLYSDYVLRSKIRTAQSDLMALSSTVENHRQRTLGYPATDAAAKKGWNAATKAGQFTYTYTAGSGGYELKAVAGSALGKASGCTLKLGAGNSRTISGNCAGLSDWP, encoded by the coding sequence ATGGAACAACGCAACAACCGGGTTTCCAGTCAGGGCTTCACGTTGATCGAGCTGATGATCGTCGTGGCCATCATCGCGATCCTGGCCTCGATCGCATTGCCGCTGTATTCGGACTACGTCCTGCGCAGCAAGATCCGCACGGCGCAAAGTGATTTGATGGCGCTGTCCAGTACGGTCGAGAACCACCGCCAGCGCACGCTGGGCTATCCGGCCACCGATGCGGCGGCCAAGAAGGGATGGAACGCGGCCACCAAGGCCGGCCAGTTCACCTATACCTACACCGCCGGCAGCGGCGGTTACGAGTTGAAGGCGGTTGCCGGCAGTGCCTTGGGCAAGGCCAGTGGCTGCACCTTGAAGCTGGGGGCGGGCAATAGCCGAACCATCTCCGGCAACTGCGCCGGCCTGAGCGACTGGCCATGA